The following is a genomic window from Neomonachus schauinslandi chromosome 15, ASM220157v2, whole genome shotgun sequence.
TCCAATGGCCATTTCTCTATTCCTCTTTTACTCTTGGCTGCACTCATCACGTTTGActcctccctctttcttgaattattttcttctcttggccGGCAGGTCACCAACACTGTCTTGGATTTCCTGCTTACTGGCTACTCCTCCCTCCCATTTCTGTGTGGCTCGTGCTCTGTTCTATCTCTAAGAGTGCTCCAGAGCCCATTGCTCATCCCCTTCCTGCCTGACCCCATCTGGTCCCATGGCTTTACATCTCCAGCCTGACCTTTCTCTGGCATTCCAGATTCACAACCAACTCCCTGCCCAGGATGGCTACATAGACGCCTAACAAGTGGGGGACTTTCAAAATTGTCATGTCCCTATCCTGATTCCATTCCCTAACGTGCTTTCCCTCCTCAGGCTTCCCCATTTCTAGAACCTGTGCCAACATCCACCTAGTTGCTCAAGCCCAAATCTTTCTCAGtatttcttttcaattctgtCCCCCAAACGGTTCCCTAATCTCCTTTTCATCTACCTTCACCACTTCCTCCCTGGCCCCAGCCACCCTCACCTGTGACCTGGATCCCTGCGGGGTTGTCCGGGCGGGTCTCCCTCGCCCCCAGGAATCCGTGTCTGCACAGCAGCCAGCTTTCTTTAAACAGGTGGATCAGATGATGCTACTTGGCTGCTTAACACCATCCCTAAGGGCTTCCCACCTCCCCTGACATAAATCCCACACCCCTTACTCTGGCTTACAAAGTACCCTTGTCCTGCTCGTGTCTTCCTGGTTCCTCATCCGCTCTCCCGGCCATATACTCCAGCCACATTGCTCCCGCACCCCAGCCTAGTTCCTGGCCAGCGTTTTGCACTGGTGGTGTCCCCTGCCCGGAAAGTTCTATTCCTCACACGGCCGTCATTGAGCTGTTGGGTTGCACGTCACCTCCTTGGTGAGGCCTTTCCTCACCACCCAGTCTGAAGTAGCTACCCTGGGCATGTCCCGGGATCTTGAGAACTGCTTGGGAGTCtttttaacacccccctccccaagttCTACCATCTAGGGCAATCCAAAATTTCTGCAAGACTTCTGTGACTTTCCAAGGACTGACTTCACATTTCTCAATCTCTAATTCCCTGTTCTAGGGCACTGGCCCTGTCTCACAGCCATGTGAACCTCAGCAGGGAGTCATCCCCCTCATCGCTTCCCCCCCCAAACCACTCACATCAAGTATTCAGGGAGCTGCATAATTGATGGGACTCTTGAGGGCTTCAGGGAAGAGGAAGGTCCCAGCATTCTCTGCACTGGCTCTAGCCACTCCCctgctgctctccccacccctctctggcTCTCAAAGGCAACACAGAACCTCCTCTTGGTTCACCCCTTCCCCTGGTCTGGGCCCCAGTCTGTAGTCCTGTCCTGGGGGACTTTCCTGCCTTAACGTTTTCTTAACAGAGGTTGTTTCCTCCATGAAAGGGATTCTTTCTCTAGCTGCTAAGAGAATAAcaacattttgcattttattatagTGCTTGTTCCAGACCTTGTAGTTGGGGATTGTCACAACAGCCCTGTAAGGGGTCAGCTCCATTTTGCAGACGAGGAAACTTGGCTCAAAGAGGTGAAGGCCATCACTGGTAAACACCAGGCTCTggaatgatacagtgtccctcCCTGTGTCTGCCTGTTTCTTCCTCAAAATCTCCTTGGCAGCAATCACAGGATCGCCACACGGAGGTCAGGGTCTCGGGAGCCCAGATCATGGGAAAGGAGGCTCTCAGGCCTTGAGCTCTTGCTCTCTTTGTGGGGTGGATCCAGTTTTCCCCTTACTCACACAGTCCTCAGCCTCATGGAGACCAGAAGtttcttctgtttaaaatatGGCCCCCAGTTCTAATGCCAGATCTGCCAATGACTCGTagggtggccttgggcaagtcactgttCCTTCTCTAAACGGTGGTTCCCTTATCTCACAATGAGAGAAAGCTCTTTTCTGTCCTACATTCTACAGTCTTAAAGAAAAGTCAGATGCCGGCATAATAAGgctcatttactgagcactcgctctgtgctaagcattctCCTACCCCTCTCCACATCTGGAGGTAGGTCCTGTTATTTGACCTATTTTATAAACGTTGAAACCGAGGCTTAGAAGGATTTAGTAGTTGCCCAAGGTATCCTAGTAAATGGcggagttgggatttgaacctagattTTGCCTTTCTGAATTTGGAGCATCAGCCCTGTCCTGCTAATACTAGTTCTGGCTGCTGACAACTCTCCACTGGTCACTCACACACGTGCACGGACATATGTCCTCTCTGGGGGGAAAGGCATGTTCACCTGGCCTATCTTCGAAGGCCTCCCTGGAGGCCACACAGCATTTCTTACTGACCTGCCAAAGCGAGCCTCAGCACATCCATCATCTGGTTCAAATCCTCATGGTGCAGGAAATGACTGCACGGAGAGGGACACGTGGCCAGACCTCTTCCCTGCATGTCAGTTCTCTTTGTACTACACACAGTTGCTTCCTTGTGTGCGTGCCCTCCTGTCCTACCCACTGGTCTCCCCATGTTGCTGTGTGTGGTCTTCACCTGTCCTGAGGCAAAGGCCTTTCTCGGACCTAGCAGTGAAAGTGACCCACTATTCTAGGCCTTATTTTCCACACCCCACCTCCCAtcaagcccccctccccgcccacacGGCCCCGTCCCACAAGGCTGACAGTCATGTGAGCTGGTTGGTTCACGTGGGTGAGGTTTTTGCTTTAGGATGATCAGGGCTGGCAGACCCCTGTGTGTCCCAGGGAGGgggtcctctgtgtgtgtgtgtgtgtgtgtgtgtgtgtgcgagagagagagagagagagagagagagagagagagagtttaagGCCAGGCATATATCTACCTTGAAAAGACTAGGAATAGCCCTCTTTAAAAACAATTGGAAGCTCCAGAGGGAAGTATTTCCAGTGTTAAACCGTTGGGAGTTTCTGGCAAGCTTTATATGATGTGCTAGGATGGGACTTTGACTTTGTAGATAGACCTTCAATTAGGTTTTCAGACTGACCTCTCACCTCTGAACTCTGAtggacccagagagagagagagagataacaaacAACGTTTCCTGTCCAGCTTGTCAGGATCCTGGCCTTGGcctttgtttcctgttttcagcCCCATCCCCATCCTGTCCTTTAGGCTTTTGAACTCTGGTTCCCTGATTTTGACCCTGGTGCTGGCTCAGGAATTTGAAACTTCCTGCTGCCTTGGGTGTACATGCTGAACTTGTTCTGGCTCCTGTGTCAGTCTGAGGCCTGCCACCCCTCCATGTCCACTCTGGCCTCTGCAAGCAAAGGTCCGGGCCTGACTGCATCGTATTTGTTAGTGACTCTGGCATCCCTGGGCTGTGAGCTACTAGAGGGAGGCGTTTGATCATATTCAGCCGTAACGCCTCAGCTCTGATAGCAGGGAGGGTAAAGAGAAATCCCTGGATCAAGGAGCAGGAACTCCCAGTCCAGGAGGTTCTAATGCAAGCTCCCTGTGAAGGGACGGGGGCAGGAAGCATGTGCGTCAGAGCCTCAGACCCTTACCTGCCTCCAGCCCCTAGCTGGAGACTGATGAGTCACCGTACAAGTTAAAGTGCTTTGGGCACAAGTAATAGAAACTAAGATCCCCTAACCTTGGCTAATGTAAAAGAAAGGGGTATGGACAGCGAGAcgtccaccaatggatgaatgagtagacaaaatgtggtacatacacacGATGAAACATTATTAGGCCTTAAGAAGGAATGAAGCCCCTGACAGTGCTGCAACCTGGGTAAGCCCTGGAGACAAGACGCATGTGACACGTGCCCGTGGCTCAGCGTGGGAGCTGAgatccctgcttctctctgttccGGCCCTGCCTGGGGAAGACCACACAGCTGCACATCAGAGGATCTAGCAAAACCTCTGTGACAAGGACAAaaactattaacattattaatagCTATCCTTATTTTCCCACTCTGgcctgctaaaaaaaaaaaaaagcagctatgttttaaaagaaaagaagaagaagaagagatctAGTCAAGGGATAAAGATGGACAGGAAAATCAAGAATTCTGTGGGGCTTTTAATGAGTCAGAGGCCAGAGATGTTCTGGCCGGTTGGAAGCCTAGCATAATTATTTGGGACGGCTGGTGTGTGGGTGTGAGGTGAGGCACTGAAAGAGCGAGAAGAAGGATGTGAAATatgtatttctgtgtattaaggatgcatgtatccctgTCCCCCTTAACTTTGGCATTTCCTCCAGAGATTGAGAACgtttgaaatacttttatttttatttttattttttaagattttatctatttatttgacagagacacaacgagagcaggaacacaagcagggggagtgggagagggagaagcaggcttcccgcggagcagggagcccgatgcggggctcgatcccaggaccctggggatcatgacctgagccgaaggcagacgcctaacgactgagccacccaggcgcccctgaaatactTTTAATTAGCATCTCTGATTGCGACTGTCATTCAGACCACacgccccccctcccctgcatttCACAGGGCTGCACCTTTCTTTCCCAAACCTGGACTCCCACCGAGGCCTGATGGTCATGGAGAGCTGTGATGTTGTGGCCTTCCTAAGGCCTAACGCTTTTGACCTGGGCCAAGTTCCTGGGAGGCAGCAAAGGTATATTGGGATCCTTGATGTACTCTTGGACCCATTTGTTTTGGGGGTTGGCGCAGACCTCTCGATTCTTTTTGGTGACAAAGCTGTGGAGGCAGAGTTAGACGGTCAGTAGTCAcggaatggggtggggggtccaGTCCATGCTCCCCCATTTCTAGCTCACCTGCGGCTTGCCTCATACTCTTCAttgcctccctgggcctcccccaCCTGAGTTCCCTCAGAAGGCCTCCCTGTCTGGGTTCTAGACCTCATCATCCCGGCTTCAGCCTGTTCCCCGCTCAGGCAAGATGGCTGCCATTTATTGGGCCACACAGCTCTAAGTGGCAAAATCAAGAATTCAAGCCAGGCCTTCCCTGTGAGAGTCAAAGCCCGAGTCCTTAATCATGACTCCCCTCCTTCTCGCATGGAGACTTCCTGGTTCTGTGCATCTCGTTCCCGCCCCGGGTTCCCCTTCCGCCTCCACAGAAGTATCTGCAGGGAATGCTTACATGATTGCCGGCAGGTGACAGTTGAGGGCCTTTCTGTATCCCACCACCAGTTTCTTTGGCATTACTTTCTCATGGTGCTTCAGGCAGCAGGTGTGAGAACTGTTCAACGACTCAGGACTTTCTGAGGGAATCACATTGAAAGCTGAGCCAAGTAGGTGTAGAGGGAGCCCATGGTTGCCTACCTTCATCCCCCATCCCTTGCATTCCACACCTCTCATGGCAAAGCCATCTGTTAGCGGAGGCTGATGACAGCTTGACAGGTAACAGAGAAAGTGGAAAAAGTAGATGAGGACACACACGTAGAACCTCCAGCCTCTGCACTGAGTTTCATCAAGTGCAAATGCCTCAGTTATTCACATTTGCTGGTGAACCAGGGCTTGGTTTGGCAAACACGTATTGGGCTCCTATTACATGCCAAGCTCTAAGGGGGCAAAAAACACGAGGAAGACACAGTCACTACTCTTGAGTATCTCCCAGTCTAGTCAGGGTGAAAAGGAAGAGTGAAAAATATTACAGTGGCATGTGCTCTGGGATAGGATAGAATTTGGCAAAAGGTGCTCTGGAAACAGCTTTGGGTGGCTGGGAAGTCCCATAGCACGCGTGTGCACGCAAGTGCATGGCTTGATTCTTGAAGGCTGAGCAGGATTGAGACAAAGGGGTTGTAGGGCTTGGGAGAAAGGAAGGTATGAAGGCTTAAAGGTGGGGGAAGCTTCTGTGTTGGGGGAGCATTGAGCAGCTGCGGATGGCTGGAATGCAATGCGAGAAGAAAGATGTAAGGAGATGagattggggctcctgggtggctcaggttaagcatctgccttgagctcaggtcatgatccggggttcctgg
Proteins encoded in this region:
- the CCL16 gene encoding C-C motif chemokine 16; the encoded protein is MKVSGAALFLLILIVTTPALHGQSKSPESLNSSHTCCLKHHEKVMPKKLVVGYRKALNCHLPAIIFVTKKNREVCANPQNKWVQEYIKDPNIPLLPPRNLAQVKSVRP